In Leclercia sp. LSNIH1, the genomic stretch TCCAGACCGCTGATATCGATACGTGCCAGCCTTTCCAGTTCACCGCCGCCGGGACCGATGGCGTGACCCTGTTCGTCCAGCAGTTTCGCACCAAGCGCCTGCACCATCCCTGCGCCGCCATCGTTAGTGGCGCTGCCGCCAATCCCAATGATGATATGTTTTACGCCTGCATCCAGGGCATGGCGGATCAGCTCCCCGGTTCCCCAGGAGGTGGTTTTCAGCGGATTGCGCTGGGCCGGGGGAACCAGCTCCAGACCGCTGGCCGCCGCCATCTCGATGAATGCGCTTTTTCCATCGCCGGAGCGGCCATAAAAACCGTCAACATGCTCGCCGAGCGGCCCCGTTACGCGTACCTGAATAATTTCACCCTGGGTGGCGGCGACCATCGCTTCCACGGTGCCCTCCCCGCCATCGGCAACCGGCAGTTTCACGTACTCCGCCGTGGGGAAAATCTCGCAAAATCCTTGCTCTATCGCCGTTGCCACTGCCAGGGCACTCAGGCTCTCTTTGTAAGAGTCCGGTGCGATCACTATTTTCATAAGCCGTCCTTACGCATGTTGACTACCATAAGCATACACCCGTCACGCAAGAGATAATGCCGACTCCCGCAGGAACCGGCACCGGACTTAACGCACCATGCAAGGGCGTTTGTTGTTGAAGGTCCACTCCGGAATCAGGTACTGCATCGCCATCGCGTCGTCGCGTGCGCCCAGACCGTGCTGCAGGTAGAGCTCGTGCGCCTTCATCACCTGATCCATATCCAGCTCCACGCCCAGACCCGGTGTGGTTGGTACCTGCACCATACCGCCCTTGATTTCGAACGGCTGTTTGGTCAGGCGCTGGTTGCCCTCCTGCCAGATCCAGTGGGTGTCGATGGCGGTGATGTTGCCCGGCGCGGCAGCGGCCACGTGGGTGAACATCGCCAGCGAGATATCAAAGTGGTTGTTGGAGTGTGAGCCCCAGGTCAGGCCGAACTCGTGGCACATCTGCGCCACGCGCACCGAGCCCTGCATGGTCCAGAAGTGCGGATCCGCCAGCGGGATATCCACCGACTGCAGCGACAGGGTATGCCCCATCTGACGCCAGTCGGTGGCGATCATGTTGGTGGCGGTTGGCAGACCGGTGGCGCGGCGGAACTCGGCCATCACTTCACGCCCGGAGAAGCCCTGCTCGGCACCGCACGGATCTTCCGCATAGGCCAGCACGCCCTTCAGACGTTTACCGATGCGGATCGCCTCGTCCAGCGACCATGCGCCGTTTGGATCGAGGGTGACGCGCGCCTGTGGGAAGCGTTTCGCCAGCGCAATGATCGATTCGGCTTCTTCTTCACCCGCCAGCACGCCGCCCTTGAGTTTGAAATCGTTAAAGCCGTACTTCTCGTAGGCGGCTTCCGCCAGACGGACCACCGCATCAGGGGTCATCGCCTCTTCATGGCGCAGGCGATACCAGTCGCACTGCTCATCCGGCTGGCTCTGGTACGGCAGCGGGGTCAGCTTGCGGTTGCCCACAAAGAACAGGTAGCCCAGCATCTCAACTTCGGTGCGCTGCTGCCCGTCACCCAGCAGGGAGGCGACGTTAACGCCCAGATGCTGGCCCAGCAGGTCGAGCATCGCCGCTTCAATACCGGTCACCACGTGGATAGTGGTGCGCAGGTCGAAGGTCTGCAACCCGCGGCCACTTGCGTCACGGTCGGCAAATTCGTTACGGACGGCGTTAAGAACGTTTTTATAGGCGCCCAGGGTTTGACCCACCACTAACGGGATCGCATCTTCCAGCGTTTTACGGATCTTCTCGCCACCCGGGATTTCACCTACCCCGGTGTGACCGGCGTTATCTTTGATAATCACAATATTACGGGTGAAGAACGGGGCATGGGCGCCGCTCAGGTTCATCAGCATGCTGTCATGACCCGCGACCGGGATAATCTGCATGGAGGTCACAACAGGAGTAGTAGACGTGCTCATAATTCCATCCTTTAATCAGTGGCGACCGAACGCCGGGCGTTTACGGTCAAAGGTCCAGCCGGGGATAAGGTACTGCATCGGGCCTGCGTCATTACGCGCGCCGCCTGGCAGTTTCTTATACGCCTCATGCGCTTTGTGGATCTGATCCCAGTCAAGTTCCACGCCAAGCCCCGGAGCGTCAGGTACGGCAATCTTGCCGTGTTTAATTTCGAGTGGATTTTTAGTCAGGCGCGCTTCGCCTTCCTGCCAGATCCAGTGGGTGTCTATAGCGGTCGGCGTGCCCGGTGCGGCGGCACCGACATGGGTAAACATCGCCAGCGAAATATCAAAGTGGTTGTTGGAGTGACAACCCCAGGTCAGGCCCCAGTCATCGCACAGCTGCGCCACCCGTACCGCGCCGGAAAGGGTCCAGAAGTGCGGGTCCGCCAGCGGAATATCGACCGCGTTGAGCATGACCGCATGTCCCATCTCGCGCCAGTTGGTGGCGATCATGTTGGTCGCTACCGGCAGGCCCGTGGCGCGGCGGAACTCCGCCATCACCTCACGGCCAGAGAAACCCTGCTCGGCGCCGCACGGATCTTCGGCGTAGGTCAGGACATCGCCCAGCCCTTTGCACAGGGCGATAGCTTCATCCAGCAGCCAGGCGCCGTTGGGATCCACGGTAATGCGGGCATCCGGGAAGCGTTTTTTCAGGGCGCGGGCGCTCTCAATTTCCTGCTCGCCCGGCAGAACGCCGCCTTTCAGTTTGAAATCCTTAAAGCCGTAGCGATCCTGCGCCGCTTCCGCCAGACGCACCACCGCCTCACTGGAGAGCGCCTCCTGATGGCGCAGGTGATACCACTCGTGGCTGCCCGGCGAACGTTCCAGGTAAGGGAGATCGGTTTTGGTGCGATCGCCCAGGTAGAAGAGATAGCCCAGCACGGTGACCGCATCGCGCTGTTTTCCAGGGCCGAGCAGTTCACACACCGGCACGTTCAGCGCTTTGCCGAGCAGGTCCAGCAGCGCCGCTTCCAGCGCCGCCACCGCATTCACCCGCAGCTCAAAGGTCCAGGCACCTTTGCCGAACGTATCGAAATCGGCAGACTGGTTGCCTTTGTGTACGCGCTGCACCACTTTGTTCAGGCGCGCCACCTCCTGACCCACCACCTGCGGAATGGCATCCACCAGGGTCTGGTAGATCACCTCGCCGCCAGGCGCTTCACCTACGCCGGTATTCCCGGCGTTATCGGTCAGTACCACGATATTACGGGTAAACCAGGCGTTATGCGCGCCGCCAATGTTCAGCAGCATACTGTCCTGGCCGGCAACCGGGATAACCTTCATTTCAGTGACGACAGGGCTGGATTGCATACTCATCATCAACGCTCCGTAACAGGTTTCAGCTCGATACGTTTGATATCACCCACCAGGACCAGGTAGCTCAGTACCGCTACCAGGGCATGGATACCGACGTAGATCAGCGCCCCGTTGAACGAACCGGTGGTACCGACAATGTAGCCAATGGCGATCGGGGTGACGATCCCGGAGATGTTGCCGAACATGTTGAACAGACCGCCGCTCAGACCGCTGATCTCTTTCGGCGCGGTATCTGCCATCACCGCCCAGCCCAGCGCCCCGATACCTTTACCGAAGAAGGCCATCGCCATAAAGCCGATAATCATCCACTCGGCGTTCACGTAGTTACACATCACCATCGTCATGGAGAGCAGCATACCCAGCACGATTGGCGTTTTACGGGCGATATTCAACGAGCCAGTACGACGCATCAGCCAGTCGGAAATTACCCCGCCCAGTACGCCGCCGACAAAGCCGCAGATTGCCGGAACGGAGGCGACAAACCCGGCTTTCAGAATTGACATGCCGCGCGCCTGCACCAGATAGACCGGGAACCAGGTAATAAAGAAGTAGGTTAAGGCGTTGATGCAGTACTGGCCGAGATAGATCCCGAGCATCATGCGGGAACCCACCAGCTGTTTGATTTGGCCCCATTTCTGGCTGAAGGGGACTTTCGCTTTGCTGCTCGCCTGATCCATGTTGATCAGCGCGCCGCCTGCGGCAATGTAGTCCAGCTCTTTCTGGTTTACGCCGGGATGCTGGTTCGGTTCGTGGATCACTTTCAGCCAGATAAAGCTGATCACAATGCCCAGACCGCCCATAAAGAAGAACACATGCGACCAGCCCACCTCGTGCGTCAGCCAGCCCATGATGGGCGCAAAGATGACGGTGGCAAAGTATTGTGCAGAGTTAAAAATGGAGACCGCCGTTCCCCTCTCCTGAGCCGGGAACCAGGCAGCCACGATTCGGCTGTTGCCGGGGAAGGATGGGGCTTCTGCCAGCCCGACGAGGAAGCGCAGGGTAAAGAGCGCGACAATGATGCCAAAGCCGTTAAAGATATCGACAAAGCCCTGCAGCAGGGTAAACATGGACCAGATGAAAATGGACCAGAAATAGACGCGTTTTGAACCGAAGCGATCCAGCAGCCAACCGCCAGGAATTTGGCCGATAACATAGGCCCATGAAAATGCCGAGAAAACATACCCCATACCGACCGGATCCAGACCGATATCTTTTGCCATTTCTGAACCGGCAATCGACAGGGTGGCGCGGTCGCCATAGTTGAAGGATGTGACGATAAACAGCATCACCACTATCCAGTAGCGGGCGTTAGTACGCTTTTCAGCGCTGCTCGCCGCTTGGCTTAATGAACTCATTCTTGCACTCCTGAATCATAGCGTTTTCGCTACGTTCATTCTGAACAGCTCAACCGTAGGGTAATCAGAATGACGTGTATGTGTTTTTGCAGTTCGAACATGTAGGTCGTTTCGCCTTACTGACTGCATTTTTATTAACTGGCGGAAAAAGTATAAGAAAGGAACCTGGCCCCTCTCACCGTGCATCAACACAACATTGGCACGGCTCTGTGCGGTTGTTTGTGGCAAAAGCCCAGGACAATGGAAGAGACTTCACGGAAATGAAAACTGCCTGCCCGTAAGGGGGAGGCCAGTGCCAGGGAATAACGGGAGTGTGAAACAGGTCGCTTGACGCAGTGAAAATGCCTGCTAATAACCGCGCTTCAGATGAGGATTTACGGGCGATTGCCCAAAGCTTACTCGATTCAGTTAACTTATACTGGCTGCATGGTCGCTTTGTTAACTGGCAAAGAGTTCTGGCCCTCCGCTCAGGGAGGGCAGGAACTTATTTTAGCAATGTGCCCCACTGTTCAACCCAGGGATTGGATTCGCCTTCCGGCTCAGGGTGTTCAGAGGCGTCAATCATCAGCATATCACCCACGCGCTGCGCGCTTTGCTCCTGTAACAGAGCGTCGAACAGCTTACCGCCACCGCAGAAATTCGCGTAAGTGCTGTCACCGAGCGCAATAATGCCGTAACGCATTTCCGGCTGATAACCCAGCTTATCTTTAATTCCCTGGAATAGCGGAACAATGCTGTCCGGGAGATCGCCCTGCCCGGTTGTCGAGGTGACCACCAGCACATACTGGCCCTGATATTTTTCCCAGTCGGCCAGATCGGGATCTTCATAGACCGTGGCTTTATGACCCATGCCTGCCAGAATCGCTTCGGCCTCTTCTGCCACCAGCAGCGAGTTACCGTACATCGTGCCGACAAAAATTCCGATTACCGCCATGTTTTACTCCCTGATTAAACGCTCGTTCCGATCATCCTGAACGTTGGTTACGTCAAACTCAACCCTTTCATTTTCGGGGAGTTGTCCGCGCCATCCAAACTGTGACAACGCCTGCATCCACACCTCGTCCAGCCCGGCCCGGATCGTCAGTGGCTTGCCGGTAAACGGATGGATAAGTTGCAGCTGGCTGGCGTGTAGCATCAGACGATGGCAGCCGAAATGCTCCGCGGCGCTGCGGTTTTGCCGCAAGTCGCCATGCTTGCTGTCGCCGATGATCGGATGGCGAAGATGGGCAAGGTGGCGTCGCAGCTGGTGCTTACGCCCGGTTTTCGGCTCCAGTTCAATCAGACTATAGCGCGTGGTGGGAAACTTACTGGTGGGAACGGGCATTTCAGTGGTCGCCATGCCGCGATAGTCGGTTACCGCGGGCTGCGGGCCTTTGTCGTCGCGGGCATACTTATCGGCAATTTTATCCAGCTCTTCCGTCAGGGGGTAATCGAGCGTGGCGCACTCTGTCAGCCAGCCCCGGACAATCGCATGGTAGCGTTTCTGGATCTGATGCTGCTCAAACTGCTGCGCCAGACGTCGACCGGCCTCGCTGGAGAGCCCCATCAGCAGAACGCCGGAAGTGGGTCTGTCCAGACGGTGGGCAGTGAAGACATGCTGACCGATCTGGTCGCGCACCGTCTGCATCACCACCACTTTTTCATCCCGGTCCAGCCAGCTACGGTGCACCAGCCAGCCGGAGGGCTTATTAACAGCGACCAGCCACTCATCCTGATAGAGGATCTCGATCATGCTTCGTCGCCGAAGAGCGTATCGAGGGCCAGCAGCACGGCCAGCACCGCGTCGCGTGACGGATGAGCAGCGTCCAGCGCCATTTCATAATAGGGCGCCACGGCAAAGCTCTGGGGTAGCGGATGGCCGCTGTCGAGCAGTGCATGCATGCGGGGAATGAGGACCCATTGCAGCCACTCAAACGGCTCCAGGGTATCCATACAGAAAGGTTGCGTGCTCTCAAAAGCCTCTGGCTGCGGCGCCGTCTCCTGCCACAGCTGATGGTCGCGCAGTAAAGCTTCAATGGCGTGCAGTTGCGCGCGCACGTTGTCGTGATGGGTCATACAAACCTCAACTGAAAATGTGAACGGCGCGCAGCATAGCAAAGACCACGCAGAAATAAAAAAAGGGAGCACTGTAAAAACAGTGCTCCCGGTTCGTTTCGTAGCAATCCAGCTACTTTTAGTGCTCCCTGCTCATCCGTGACAACTTTTCCTCTGACCCTAAGGCCTGGTCTTCCCTTGACCGCTGCATCCTGCGCACATCGTCCTGATGTGACTGCTTCTTCCTGAAGCGTCCTGGTCTTCCTGACCCACCGGACATCTGTACCGGCTCTCATTCTCCTTCCTGGAGGTGTCCTTCAACGCGTCCTGCGTGATCCTCTTGCTTCATCCTGAAGCCTTCCTTGTAGCGTCTTCCTGACGTGTCCTTATTAAGAAACGTCATCATCCTGATGTTCGTTTCTTGTGTCGGCTTCCTGTCGACGGAGATAGAATCCATGATTCCGCTTCGTCTTACAAGGTACTACGTAAGCCAAATTAAAAAGTTTGCGTATCTGTGCTAAGCGTTTTAAAAAGACAAGTTACTGATAAATTAGTGATTATTAAATAGCGGGATGGTTAAAGCATTCAACTAATAAGGGCGATCTCTCACAAACTCTGTAAGAGATCTCTCACACGCGCAGTAGTATGCAGGATTACACGACGGGATGAAGATGATTAAGAAAATCCGCAAGGGAAGCGGAGAGGATCTGACGCTTCTGCGTACCCAGCGTCTCTTTTATCACGTTACCTGTAAGGTTGCAGACAGAGATAACGTCCATTTCACTGTCGAGCGTGGCGATAAACAACGTTGGCGATAGCTTCAGGCGCTTCTGAGTAACAAGGTGCCCAATCAGGTTCTCCTGCACGCGCAGCAGGTCTTCTTCGCTCCAGGTTTGCAGCAGCGTCATCGCTTCATTATCAAAGCGAGCGCACATATCCCCGGCGAACTGTGTGGTATAGAACGCGTGAACCGGAGGTTGTACCACAATGTCCATGGCACGTTCAATGGCTTTTACACTCTGCTCAGCGGTAAACGGCTGCGGCTGCCAGGTCACGGTCTCGCCGGAAGAGGTGATAATGCAGGGTGAAGGCACGCCGTACAGCTCTTCGCTTTGCGGCCATGACGCTTTCTGTTCATGCCAGGCGTCACAGTAACGCGTGGTAAATGCGGTTAACGCAGCAGCAGTCTCTTTATCCACCGGTTTCTCTCTTCATATAAGCCAGGATACACTCAGCCCATAGTTTACCTTTAAAGTGACAATGAAACATGTCTTACGAAAACCATGATGCCTTATCGGGCCTGACGCTGGGCAAAAGCACAGCCTACCGCGACATCTACGATGCCAGCCTGTTGCAGGGTGTGCCGCGCAGCCTCAACCGCGATCCGCTGGGCCTGAAGGCCGATGCCCTGCCTTTCCACGGCGGAGATATCTGGACGCTCTACGAGCTCTCCTGGCTTAACGCCCGCGGTTTACCGCAGGTGGCAGTGGGTCATGTTGAGCTGGATTACACCAGCGTCAATCTGGTGGAGTCCAAAAGCTTTAAGCTCTACCTCAACAGCTTTAACCAGACCCGCTTTGAGAGCTGGGAAGCGGTACAGCGCACTCTGGAGAGGGATTTAAGCGCC encodes the following:
- the gudD gene encoding glucarate dehydratase; translation: MMSTSTTPVVTSMQIIPVAGHDSMLMNLSGAHAPFFTRNIVIIKDNAGHTGVGEIPGGEKIRKTLEDAIPLVVGQTLGAYKNVLNAVRNEFADRDASGRGLQTFDLRTTIHVVTGIEAAMLDLLGQHLGVNVASLLGDGQQRTEVEMLGYLFFVGNRKLTPLPYQSQPDEQCDWYRLRHEEAMTPDAVVRLAEAAYEKYGFNDFKLKGGVLAGEEEAESIIALAKRFPQARVTLDPNGAWSLDEAIRIGKRLKGVLAYAEDPCGAEQGFSGREVMAEFRRATGLPTATNMIATDWRQMGHTLSLQSVDIPLADPHFWTMQGSVRVAQMCHEFGLTWGSHSNNHFDISLAMFTHVAAAAPGNITAIDTHWIWQEGNQRLTKQPFEIKGGMVQVPTTPGLGVELDMDQVMKAHELYLQHGLGARDDAMAMQYLIPEWTFNNKRPCMVR
- a CDS encoding enolase C-terminal domain-like protein, coding for MSMQSSPVVTEMKVIPVAGQDSMLLNIGGAHNAWFTRNIVVLTDNAGNTGVGEAPGGEVIYQTLVDAIPQVVGQEVARLNKVVQRVHKGNQSADFDTFGKGAWTFELRVNAVAALEAALLDLLGKALNVPVCELLGPGKQRDAVTVLGYLFYLGDRTKTDLPYLERSPGSHEWYHLRHQEALSSEAVVRLAEAAQDRYGFKDFKLKGGVLPGEQEIESARALKKRFPDARITVDPNGAWLLDEAIALCKGLGDVLTYAEDPCGAEQGFSGREVMAEFRRATGLPVATNMIATNWREMGHAVMLNAVDIPLADPHFWTLSGAVRVAQLCDDWGLTWGCHSNNHFDISLAMFTHVGAAAPGTPTAIDTHWIWQEGEARLTKNPLEIKHGKIAVPDAPGLGVELDWDQIHKAHEAYKKLPGGARNDAGPMQYLIPGWTFDRKRPAFGRH
- the gudP gene encoding galactarate/glucarate/glycerate transporter GudP; protein product: MSSLSQAASSAEKRTNARYWIVVMLFIVTSFNYGDRATLSIAGSEMAKDIGLDPVGMGYVFSAFSWAYVIGQIPGGWLLDRFGSKRVYFWSIFIWSMFTLLQGFVDIFNGFGIIVALFTLRFLVGLAEAPSFPGNSRIVAAWFPAQERGTAVSIFNSAQYFATVIFAPIMGWLTHEVGWSHVFFFMGGLGIVISFIWLKVIHEPNQHPGVNQKELDYIAAGGALINMDQASSKAKVPFSQKWGQIKQLVGSRMMLGIYLGQYCINALTYFFITWFPVYLVQARGMSILKAGFVASVPAICGFVGGVLGGVISDWLMRRTGSLNIARKTPIVLGMLLSMTMVMCNYVNAEWMIIGFMAMAFFGKGIGALGWAVMADTAPKEISGLSGGLFNMFGNISGIVTPIAIGYIVGTTGSFNGALIYVGIHALVAVLSYLVLVGDIKRIELKPVTER
- a CDS encoding flavodoxin: MAVIGIFVGTMYGNSLLVAEEAEAILAGMGHKATVYEDPDLADWEKYQGQYVLVVTSTTGQGDLPDSIVPLFQGIKDKLGYQPEMRYGIIALGDSTYANFCGGGKLFDALLQEQSAQRVGDMLMIDASEHPEPEGESNPWVEQWGTLLK
- the truC gene encoding tRNA pseudouridine(65) synthase TruC, yielding MIEILYQDEWLVAVNKPSGWLVHRSWLDRDEKVVVMQTVRDQIGQHVFTAHRLDRPTSGVLLMGLSSEAGRRLAQQFEQHQIQKRYHAIVRGWLTECATLDYPLTEELDKIADKYARDDKGPQPAVTDYRGMATTEMPVPTSKFPTTRYSLIELEPKTGRKHQLRRHLAHLRHPIIGDSKHGDLRQNRSAAEHFGCHRLMLHASQLQLIHPFTGKPLTIRAGLDEVWMQALSQFGWRGQLPENERVEFDVTNVQDDRNERLIRE
- a CDS encoding YqcC family protein encodes the protein MTHHDNVRAQLHAIEALLRDHQLWQETAPQPEAFESTQPFCMDTLEPFEWLQWVLIPRMHALLDSGHPLPQSFAVAPYYEMALDAAHPSRDAVLAVLLALDTLFGDEA
- the syd gene encoding SecY-interacting protein, with amino-acid sequence MDKETAAALTAFTTRYCDAWHEQKASWPQSEELYGVPSPCIITSSGETVTWQPQPFTAEQSVKAIERAMDIVVQPPVHAFYTTQFAGDMCARFDNEAMTLLQTWSEEDLLRVQENLIGHLVTQKRLKLSPTLFIATLDSEMDVISVCNLTGNVIKETLGTQKRQILSASLADFLNHLHPVV